The Terriglobales bacterium genome has a window encoding:
- a CDS encoding mechanosensitive ion channel family protein, producing MPHFPYEVPILGTIGVFIVASVVALIARKVIEARDVAPKEHYRLYRLTNTVITVLTVAAIIGFWTKVFEHKGQFLGLIGAGLAISLREPLLSIAGRIAIFAGHMYSGGDRIEINKLSGDVIDIGFFYTRMMEIGNWISGDQYSGRTIQFANAQVFGTPVFNYTRTFGYIWDEIKIPITYASNVKALSEILKSVGHEYTQQFLQGAQRQLDRMQRYFMVQHFELEPDVYIKVTDNYIELTLRYVVDPKQRRKASSFIFAETFRKLRERNDIQIGSTTMDLTVHPPDAQAKGDEQTKAADNPTAAVGKPSQIKDTQEQTAREMIGDKEPRDSDKAA from the coding sequence ATGCCGCATTTTCCCTATGAAGTTCCGATCCTGGGCACCATAGGCGTTTTCATCGTTGCCTCTGTCGTAGCACTCATTGCGCGCAAAGTCATCGAAGCGCGCGACGTCGCGCCGAAGGAACACTACCGGCTGTACCGCCTGACCAACACCGTCATTACCGTTCTGACCGTCGCGGCCATCATTGGGTTCTGGACAAAGGTCTTCGAGCACAAAGGCCAGTTCCTGGGACTCATCGGAGCCGGCCTGGCAATCTCCCTTCGCGAGCCGCTGCTCAGCATCGCCGGGCGCATCGCCATCTTCGCCGGACACATGTACTCGGGCGGCGATCGCATCGAGATCAACAAGCTCAGCGGCGACGTAATCGACATCGGATTCTTCTACACGCGGATGATGGAGATCGGAAACTGGATCAGCGGCGATCAATACAGCGGACGCACCATCCAATTCGCCAATGCTCAAGTCTTCGGCACTCCAGTCTTCAACTACACACGCACATTCGGCTACATCTGGGACGAGATCAAAATTCCGATCACTTACGCCAGCAACGTGAAAGCGCTTTCCGAAATTCTGAAGAGCGTCGGACACGAATACACGCAGCAGTTCCTGCAAGGCGCGCAGCGGCAGCTCGATCGGATGCAGCGCTACTTCATGGTGCAGCACTTCGAACTCGAACCCGACGTGTACATTAAAGTCACCGACAATTACATCGAACTCACGCTGCGCTACGTGGTCGATCCCAAACAGCGCCGCAAAGCCAGCAGCTTCATCTTCGCGGAAACATTCCGCAAGCTGCGCGAACGAAATGACATTCAAATCGGCTCTACCACAATGGACCTCACAGTCCATCCGCCCGACGCGCAAGCAAAAGGCGATGAGCAGACCAAAGCCGCAGACAATCCCACAGCAGCAGTCGGCAAACCATCGCAGATCAAAGACACGCAGGAGCAA